The following are encoded together in the Raineyella sp. LH-20 genome:
- the atpB gene encoding F0F1 ATP synthase subunit A, with translation MVGALVPLEGGHYESPGVKDFRFFCEATAPSATNPGNVAGCTFGIDWMNKPFWQAIIGAALVIVLWFIASRNLKLVPSKGQFFWEYVYNFIRNGVARDILGPEYRRYLPYLLGLFSFLLVNNWFGETFVFMLPTFSNIGYAWALAIMSWVIYIGAGIHKHGFGHYMKMQLIPEGVPVYLYPVIIPLEFLSNFITRPLTLGLRLFANMFAGHLVVMVFVIGGAYLLTLPHNAFYNVSGAVSLIFSFAILFLELFIGFLQAYIFTVLTAQYIHSSLAEAH, from the coding sequence CTGGTGGGAGCGCTCGTCCCGCTGGAAGGCGGACACTATGAATCCCCCGGCGTGAAGGACTTCCGGTTCTTCTGTGAAGCCACTGCCCCGAGCGCGACCAACCCGGGCAACGTCGCGGGTTGTACGTTCGGCATCGACTGGATGAACAAGCCGTTCTGGCAGGCGATCATCGGTGCGGCGCTCGTCATCGTGCTGTGGTTCATCGCCTCGCGCAACCTGAAGCTGGTCCCGAGCAAGGGCCAGTTCTTCTGGGAGTACGTGTACAACTTCATCCGCAACGGCGTGGCCCGCGACATCCTCGGCCCCGAGTACCGGCGCTACCTGCCGTACCTGCTGGGTCTGTTCAGCTTCCTGCTGGTGAACAACTGGTTCGGTGAGACCTTCGTCTTCATGCTGCCGACGTTCTCCAACATCGGCTACGCCTGGGCGCTGGCCATCATGTCCTGGGTCATCTACATCGGTGCCGGCATCCACAAGCACGGGTTCGGCCACTACATGAAGATGCAGCTGATCCCCGAAGGCGTCCCCGTCTACCTGTACCCGGTGATCATCCCGCTGGAGTTCCTGTCGAACTTCATCACCCGGCCGCTCACGCTCGGCTTGCGTCTCTTCGCCAACATGTTCGCCGGCCACCTGGTCGTGATGGTGTTCGTGATCGGTGGTGCCTACCTGCTGACCCTGCCGCACAACGCGTTCTACAACGTGTCGGGCGCGGTCTCGCTGATCTTCAGCTTCGCGATCCTCTTCCTGGAGCTGTTCATCGGATTCCTGCAGGCCTACATCTTCACCGTCCTGACCGCGCAGTACATCCACTCCTCCCTCGCCGAGGCGCACTGA
- the atpE gene encoding ATP synthase F0 subunit C yields the protein MTPLEIAGSMNMLGYGLATLGPAIGVGWIFASVINGTARQPEARGAMMSTAFIGFAVVEALAIIGIALAFVLQ from the coding sequence ATGACCCCGTTGGAAATCGCTGGCAGCATGAACATGCTCGGCTACGGCCTTGCCACCCTCGGCCCGGCCATCGGCGTGGGCTGGATCTTCGCCTCCGTCATCAACGGCACCGCCCGTCAGCCTGAGGCCCGTGGCGCCATGATGAGCACCGCGTTCATCGGCTTCGCCGTGGTCGAGGCCCTGGCCATCATCGGCATCGCCCTGGCGTTCGTCCTTCAGTGA
- a CDS encoding F0F1 ATP synthase subunit B: protein MVPMELDLGPLLPTHNAEIIVGFILMVLVFLVMWKAVVPAFEKMYAERAAAIQGGMDKAEKAQEEAQAALADYKAQLAEARTEAARIREDAKNQGAQIIAEMREQANAEAERIVATTAAQMEAERKLAMGELRNEVGGLATTLAGRIVGESLDDDERARRTVERFLADLESQTETEKA, encoded by the coding sequence ATGGTGCCGATGGAACTCGACCTCGGCCCCCTCCTGCCCACCCACAACGCGGAGATCATCGTCGGGTTCATCCTGATGGTGCTGGTCTTCCTGGTGATGTGGAAGGCCGTCGTGCCGGCGTTCGAGAAGATGTACGCCGAGCGCGCCGCGGCGATCCAGGGTGGCATGGACAAGGCCGAGAAGGCCCAGGAAGAGGCGCAGGCAGCGCTGGCCGACTACAAGGCCCAGCTCGCCGAGGCCCGTACGGAGGCGGCTCGCATCCGCGAGGACGCCAAGAACCAGGGCGCCCAGATCATCGCCGAGATGCGCGAGCAGGCGAACGCCGAGGCGGAGCGGATCGTCGCGACGACCGCGGCGCAGATGGAGGCCGAGCGCAAGCTGGCCATGGGTGAGCTCCGCAACGAGGTCGGTGGCCTGGCCACCACCCTCGCCGGACGCATCGTCGGGGAGTCCCTCGATGACGACGAGCGGGCCCGCCGTACGGTCGAGCGCTTCCTGGCTGATCTGGAGTCGCAGACGGAGACGGAGAAGGCATGA
- a CDS encoding F0F1 ATP synthase subunit delta: protein MSPQTDRNEPRLSSLDLALDALNMHPALAEELFSIADLFGSDPALRRAVTDPGAPVEARQQLVVRLLDGKVSPEAVAVLRQAVGLRWRTAGEFVSAVERQAIRSALAQAQVTGQLDQVEDELFHLNRTVAGTAELRDALSNDRRPLADRQDVVAGLLAGKAAPATVVLARRAVGARARTFAHTMDGYLDLAAAQRSRAVATVRVARPLTAEQTVRLQAALNQQLGRPVSMHVVEDPSVLGGVRVEVGDEVIDGTVASRLDEARKLFS, encoded by the coding sequence ATGAGCCCCCAGACGGATCGCAACGAGCCACGGCTGAGCAGCCTGGACCTGGCCCTGGACGCGCTGAACATGCATCCGGCGCTGGCTGAGGAACTGTTCTCGATCGCCGACCTGTTCGGTTCGGACCCGGCGCTGCGGCGCGCGGTCACCGATCCCGGAGCTCCGGTGGAGGCTCGTCAGCAGCTCGTCGTCCGGTTGCTGGACGGAAAGGTCTCGCCCGAGGCCGTCGCCGTCCTGCGGCAGGCCGTCGGTCTGCGCTGGCGCACGGCGGGGGAGTTCGTGTCCGCCGTCGAGCGCCAGGCGATCCGGTCTGCTCTCGCCCAGGCACAGGTCACGGGTCAGCTGGACCAGGTGGAGGACGAGCTGTTCCACCTGAACCGGACCGTGGCCGGCACGGCGGAACTGCGTGATGCCCTGTCCAACGACCGGCGGCCGCTGGCCGACCGTCAGGACGTGGTGGCCGGGCTGCTTGCCGGCAAGGCCGCACCGGCGACGGTCGTCCTGGCCCGCCGTGCGGTGGGCGCCCGGGCGCGCACCTTCGCCCACACCATGGACGGCTACCTCGACCTGGCGGCGGCGCAGCGCAGTCGTGCCGTCGCCACCGTACGGGTCGCGCGGCCGCTGACGGCCGAGCAGACGGTTCGCCTGCAGGCTGCCCTCAACCAGCAGCTGGGTCGCCCGGTCAGCATGCACGTCGTCGAGGATCCCTCGGTCCTCGGGGGCGTCCGCGTCGAGGTCGGCGACGAAGTGATCGACGGGACCGTGGCGTCGCGCCTGGACGAGGCCCGCAAGCTGTTCTCCTGA
- the atpA gene encoding F0F1 ATP synthase subunit alpha, whose product MAELTIRPEEIRNALDQYVQQFTPETSSREEVGTVVTSGDGIARVEGLPSAMANELLRFENGTLGVAQNLEAREIGVVVLGSSEGIDEGQTVRRTGDVLSVPVGEGYLGRVVDAMGNPIDGLGEITGIEGRRALEIQAAGVMDRQEVREPLQTGIKAIDSMTPIGRGQRQLIIGDRKTGKTAIAIDTIINQKANWQSGDPKKQVRCIYVAIGQKGSTVAEVRGVLEQAGALEYTTIVNAPASDPAGYKYIAAYAGSAIGQHWMYQGKHVLIVFDDLTKQAEAYRAMSLLLRRPPGREAYPGDVFFLHSRLLERCAKLSDALGGGSMTGLPIIETKANDVSAYIPTNVISITDGQIFLQSDLFNANQRPAVDVGISVSRVGGAAQTKAMKGVSGTLKIDLAQYRDQQAFAMFASSLDDATKRQLERGARLTELLRQKQYSPYPMEQEAVSVWAGTTGKLDEVPVADVLRFEKEYLEYLGRNTALLTTIRDSGKLDDEAKAGLEQALAGFRQEFRTSEGKPLGTEPEPKKIGDEDVEHEQIVVKKA is encoded by the coding sequence ATGGCGGAACTTACTATTCGTCCGGAGGAGATCCGGAACGCACTGGACCAGTACGTCCAGCAATTCACTCCGGAGACCTCCTCTCGTGAAGAGGTCGGCACGGTGGTCACCTCGGGCGACGGCATCGCCCGCGTCGAGGGCCTGCCCTCGGCGATGGCCAACGAGCTGCTGCGCTTCGAGAACGGCACGCTCGGCGTCGCCCAGAACCTCGAGGCGCGTGAGATCGGTGTCGTCGTGCTGGGTTCGTCCGAGGGCATCGACGAGGGCCAGACCGTACGCCGCACCGGCGACGTGCTGTCCGTCCCGGTCGGCGAGGGCTACCTCGGTCGCGTCGTCGACGCGATGGGCAACCCGATCGACGGACTGGGCGAGATCACCGGCATCGAGGGCCGTCGTGCCCTGGAGATCCAGGCCGCCGGCGTGATGGACCGCCAGGAGGTCCGCGAGCCGCTGCAGACCGGTATCAAGGCCATCGACTCGATGACCCCGATCGGCCGTGGCCAGCGCCAGCTCATCATCGGTGACCGTAAGACCGGCAAGACCGCCATTGCCATCGACACGATCATCAACCAGAAGGCCAACTGGCAGTCCGGCGACCCGAAGAAGCAGGTGCGCTGCATCTACGTCGCGATCGGCCAGAAGGGCTCGACCGTCGCCGAGGTGCGCGGCGTGCTGGAGCAGGCCGGCGCCCTCGAGTACACCACCATCGTGAACGCCCCGGCGTCCGACCCGGCCGGCTACAAGTACATCGCCGCGTACGCCGGTTCGGCCATCGGCCAGCACTGGATGTACCAGGGCAAGCACGTCCTGATCGTCTTCGACGACCTGACCAAGCAGGCCGAGGCCTACCGCGCCATGTCGCTGCTGCTGCGTCGTCCCCCGGGCCGCGAGGCCTACCCCGGTGACGTGTTCTTCCTGCACTCCCGCCTGCTGGAGCGTTGCGCCAAGCTGTCCGACGCGCTGGGCGGCGGCTCGATGACCGGTCTGCCGATCATCGAGACCAAGGCCAACGACGTCTCGGCCTACATTCCGACCAACGTGATCTCGATCACCGACGGCCAGATCTTCCTGCAGTCCGACCTGTTCAACGCGAACCAGCGCCCCGCCGTCGACGTCGGCATCTCGGTGTCCCGCGTCGGTGGTGCGGCCCAGACGAAGGCGATGAAGGGTGTCTCCGGCACCCTGAAGATCGACCTGGCCCAGTACCGCGACCAGCAGGCGTTCGCGATGTTCGCGTCCAGCCTCGACGATGCGACGAAGCGGCAGCTGGAGCGCGGCGCCCGCCTCACCGAGCTGCTGCGCCAGAAGCAGTACTCGCCGTACCCGATGGAGCAGGAGGCCGTCTCTGTGTGGGCCGGCACCACCGGCAAGCTGGACGAGGTCCCGGTCGCCGACGTGCTCCGCTTCGAGAAGGAGTACCTCGAGTACCTGGGTCGCAACACCGCACTGCTGACCACCATCCGCGACAGCGGCAAGCTCGACGACGAGGCCAAGGCCGGCCTGGAGCAGGCGCTGGCAGGGTTCCGTCAGGAGTTCCGCACCAGCGAGGGCAAGCCCCTGGGCACCGAGCCGGAGCCGAAGAAGATCGGCGACGAGGACGTGGAGCACGAGCAGATCGTCGTGAAGAAGGCCTGA
- a CDS encoding F0F1 ATP synthase subunit gamma has protein sequence MATLRELRDRTRSVQTTKKITRAMELIAAARIRKAQQAAEAADPYTRELTRAIQAVASRPDLDHPLLTELEHPKRSAVLLVTSDRGLAGGYSTNVLKAGESVRHYLTVKHHREMETYITGKKGVAFHEFRQRTIKQSWEGFSDAPTYRDADTISRVLLDAFLTPTEEGGVDEIFLVYTRFVSRVKQVPQIIRLLPLEVVSEEEAAERAESGALMTELHHAPVYQEDRVENPFDFEPSPEGVLDTLLPLYIGNRVYHALMQAAASELAARQAAMKSATDNANELIRNLTREANQARQAAITQEITEIVGGAAALSESA, from the coding sequence ATGGCTACCCTTCGCGAACTCCGTGATCGGACCAGGTCGGTCCAGACCACGAAGAAGATCACCCGGGCGATGGAGCTCATCGCCGCGGCGCGGATCCGCAAGGCCCAGCAGGCCGCCGAGGCTGCCGACCCGTACACCCGCGAGCTGACCCGGGCGATCCAGGCCGTGGCCAGCCGCCCGGACCTGGACCACCCGCTGCTCACCGAGCTGGAGCACCCGAAGCGGTCCGCCGTGCTGCTGGTGACCTCCGACCGAGGGCTGGCCGGTGGCTACTCGACCAACGTCCTGAAGGCGGGGGAGTCCGTACGGCACTACCTCACCGTCAAGCACCACCGGGAGATGGAGACCTACATCACCGGCAAGAAGGGTGTGGCGTTCCACGAGTTCCGCCAGCGGACGATCAAGCAGTCCTGGGAGGGTTTCTCCGACGCCCCGACCTATCGGGACGCCGACACCATCTCCCGGGTGCTGCTGGATGCCTTCCTCACCCCGACCGAGGAGGGTGGCGTCGACGAGATCTTCCTCGTCTACACCCGCTTCGTGTCGCGGGTGAAGCAGGTGCCGCAGATCATCCGGCTGCTCCCGCTGGAGGTGGTCTCCGAGGAGGAGGCGGCCGAGCGGGCCGAGAGCGGTGCGCTGATGACCGAGCTGCACCACGCGCCGGTGTACCAGGAGGACCGGGTCGAGAATCCGTTCGACTTCGAGCCGAGCCCCGAGGGTGTCCTCGACACCCTGCTGCCGCTGTACATCGGCAACCGTGTCTACCACGCGCTGATGCAGGCGGCGGCCTCCGAGCTGGCCGCACGTCAGGCGGCCATGAAGTCGGCCACCGACAACGCCAACGAACTGATCCGAAACCTGACGCGCGAAGCCAACCAGGCACGCCAGGCGGCGATCACCCAGGAAATTACCGAGATCGTGGGTGGCGCCGCCGCGCTGTCCGAGAGCGCGTGA
- the atpD gene encoding F0F1 ATP synthase subunit beta, whose translation MTAIAEQNAEVKPGATGRVVRVIGPVVDVEFPPDAMPEILNALTLEVDVMGEKKTMTLEVELHIGDNTVRAIALKPTDGIVRGQEVTDTGAPISVPVGDVTKGKVWNVTGDVLNVDPASFEVTERWPIHRDPPPFDALESKTEQLYTGIKVLDLLTPYVKGGKIGLFGGAGVGKTVLIQEMIFRIAHNFGGTSVFAGVGERTREGNDLIMEMDEAGVLKDTALVFGQMDEPPGTRLRIALSGLTMAEYFRDVQGQDVLLFIDNIFRFTQAGSEVSTLLGRMPSAVGYQPNLADEMGALQERITSTRGHSITSMQAIYVPADDYTDPAPATTFAHLDATTELSRAIASRGLYPAVDPLSSTSRILDPQYVGQAHYDVATRVKQILQRNKELQDIIAILGIDELSEEDKITVNRARRIQQFLSQNTYTGEKFTGVPGSTVEMPDIVESFRMICDGEVDHIPEQAFFNVGGMDDVYRAWDKMKKEG comes from the coding sequence ATGACTGCGATTGCTGAACAGAACGCCGAGGTGAAGCCCGGCGCCACCGGCCGCGTCGTGCGTGTCATCGGCCCCGTCGTGGACGTCGAGTTCCCGCCGGACGCGATGCCGGAGATCCTCAACGCGCTGACCCTCGAGGTCGACGTGATGGGCGAGAAGAAGACGATGACCCTCGAGGTGGAGCTGCACATCGGTGACAACACCGTGCGCGCCATCGCCCTGAAGCCGACCGACGGCATCGTCCGCGGCCAGGAGGTCACCGACACCGGCGCGCCGATCTCGGTGCCGGTCGGCGACGTCACCAAGGGCAAGGTCTGGAACGTGACCGGCGACGTCCTCAACGTCGATCCGGCCTCGTTCGAGGTGACCGAGCGCTGGCCGATCCACCGTGACCCGCCGCCGTTCGACGCGCTGGAGTCGAAGACCGAGCAGCTCTACACCGGCATCAAGGTGCTCGACCTGCTCACCCCGTACGTCAAGGGCGGCAAGATCGGCCTGTTCGGCGGCGCCGGCGTGGGCAAGACCGTGCTGATCCAGGAGATGATCTTCCGCATCGCCCACAACTTCGGTGGCACCTCGGTGTTCGCCGGTGTGGGCGAGCGGACCCGTGAGGGCAACGACCTGATCATGGAGATGGACGAGGCCGGCGTGCTCAAGGACACCGCCCTGGTCTTCGGCCAGATGGACGAGCCGCCGGGCACCCGTCTGCGGATCGCCCTGTCCGGTCTGACGATGGCGGAGTACTTCCGCGACGTCCAGGGCCAGGACGTGCTGCTCTTCATCGACAACATCTTCCGGTTCACCCAGGCCGGTTCCGAGGTGTCGACGCTGCTCGGCCGGATGCCCTCCGCGGTGGGTTACCAGCCGAACCTGGCCGACGAGATGGGCGCCCTGCAGGAGCGGATCACCTCGACGCGTGGTCACTCGATCACCTCGATGCAGGCGATCTACGTGCCGGCCGACGACTACACCGACCCGGCCCCGGCGACCACCTTCGCCCACCTGGACGCCACCACCGAGCTCAGCCGGGCGATCGCCTCGCGCGGTCTGTACCCGGCCGTGGACCCGCTGTCCTCGACGTCGCGCATCCTCGACCCGCAGTACGTGGGCCAGGCGCACTACGACGTGGCCACCCGGGTGAAGCAGATCCTCCAGCGCAACAAGGAGCTGCAGGACATCATCGCCATCCTCGGTATCGACGAGCTGTCCGAAGAGGACAAGATCACCGTCAACCGGGCCCGGCGGATCCAGCAGTTCCTGTCGCAGAACACCTACACCGGCGAGAAGTTCACCGGTGTGCCCGGCTCGACCGTGGAGATGCCCGACATCGTCGAGTCCTTCCGGATGATCTGCGACGGCGAGGTCGACCACATCCCCGAGCAGGCGTTCTTCAACGTCGGTGGCATGGACGACGTCTACCGCGCCTGGGACAAGATGAAGAAGGAAGGCTGA
- a CDS encoding F0F1 ATP synthase subunit epsilon — protein sequence MATSTLHVEVVSAERSIWSGEAVNIIARTVEGDIGILPGHSPLVALLQPSAVEIFTLEGNREVVAVDGGFISVAQGRVSVLSAFARLGHEIDQHEAEQEYAAARERMEHESDDEATRQHFNRARAQVRAAEKYTGQASPELAV from the coding sequence ATGGCCACGAGCACCCTCCACGTCGAGGTTGTCTCGGCCGAGCGCAGCATCTGGTCGGGCGAAGCGGTGAACATCATCGCGCGCACCGTCGAGGGCGACATCGGCATCCTTCCCGGTCACTCCCCGCTGGTCGCGCTGCTGCAGCCGTCCGCCGTGGAGATCTTCACCCTCGAGGGCAATCGTGAGGTCGTGGCCGTGGACGGCGGATTCATCTCCGTCGCCCAGGGCCGGGTCTCGGTGCTGAGCGCGTTCGCCCGCCTCGGCCACGAGATCGACCAGCACGAGGCCGAGCAGGAGTACGCGGCGGCTCGCGAGCGGATGGAGCACGAGTCCGACGACGAGGCCACCCGCCAGCACTTCAACCGGGCCCGCGCCCAGGTGCGCGCCGCGGAGAAGTACACCGGCCAGGCGAGCCCCGAGCTCGCAGTCTGA
- a CDS encoding DUF2550 family protein — translation MFLAILKFCLVALVVLAIPVLLLLARRIWLVRAVGAFDCSMILESATPGTRWVSGVCRFRGEELWWYPDFGLSFSPRQRFPRDRTIALPSRPLEGIGPSSEFADYRVVPLSRKIGGGTAVWDLAMAPAAVMAVLSWLEAAPPGMGHRRPQMPPGVTSGS, via the coding sequence ATGTTTCTGGCCATCCTCAAGTTCTGCCTCGTGGCGCTTGTCGTACTGGCCATCCCTGTCCTGCTTCTGCTGGCACGCCGGATCTGGTTGGTCCGCGCGGTAGGCGCCTTCGACTGCAGCATGATCCTCGAATCCGCGACTCCGGGCACCCGTTGGGTGTCCGGAGTCTGTCGTTTCCGGGGGGAGGAGCTGTGGTGGTATCCCGACTTCGGCCTGTCCTTCTCGCCGCGACAACGTTTTCCTCGCGATCGTACGATCGCCCTGCCCAGCCGTCCCCTGGAGGGTATCGGACCCTCCTCGGAGTTCGCCGACTACCGGGTCGTCCCGCTGAGCCGCAAGATCGGCGGCGGAACGGCCGTCTGGGACCTGGCGATGGCTCCCGCCGCAGTGATGGCCGTGCTGAGCTGGCTGGAGGCCGCGCCCCCGGGGATGGGGCACCGTCGGCCGCAGATGCCCCCCGGGGTCACCTCCGGCTCCTAG
- a CDS encoding peptidylprolyl isomerase, translating to MRARSFRRLGVVAAVGGLVMAASGCAPSAPGASAPSATGLPRDVASVDPSGASSSDGERTVTCAYRRDGEPARPVDPPEASAPADGTTAVTLSFAVGNVTITMDRAQAPCTVNSVESLASQGFYTGTRCHRLADNGLFMLQCGDPTGTGGGGPGYRFADEVDPKAVYPAGTVAMANAGPDTNGSQFFLVYQDSPLPPAYTVFGHLDEASTGVVTKIAAEGQDGSWGDGTGRPNNLAAITAVRLG from the coding sequence ATGCGGGCTCGATCGTTCCGGAGGCTCGGAGTCGTGGCGGCGGTGGGCGGACTGGTGATGGCGGCGAGCGGCTGCGCCCCGTCCGCGCCGGGGGCCTCGGCCCCATCGGCGACCGGCCTGCCGCGTGACGTCGCCTCGGTCGACCCGAGCGGCGCGTCGTCCTCGGACGGGGAGCGTACGGTCACCTGTGCGTATCGCCGCGACGGCGAGCCGGCCCGTCCGGTGGATCCACCGGAGGCGAGTGCACCGGCGGACGGCACGACGGCCGTCACTCTGTCGTTCGCCGTCGGCAACGTCACCATCACGATGGACCGCGCCCAGGCGCCCTGCACGGTGAACAGTGTCGAGTCGCTGGCGAGCCAGGGCTTCTACACCGGCACCCGGTGCCATCGGCTGGCCGACAACGGCCTGTTCATGCTCCAGTGCGGCGATCCGACCGGCACCGGGGGTGGCGGCCCGGGCTACCGCTTCGCCGACGAGGTGGATCCGAAGGCCGTCTATCCGGCCGGCACCGTGGCGATGGCCAATGCCGGCCCCGACACCAACGGCTCGCAGTTCTTCCTCGTCTACCAGGACTCCCCGCTGCCGCCCGCTTACACCGTCTTCGGCCACCTCGACGAGGCCTCGACCGGCGTGGTCACCAAGATCGCTGCTGAGGGCCAGGACGGCTCGTGGGGGGACGGCACCGGCCGCCCGAACAACCTCGCCGCCATCACGGCCGTACGCCTCGGCTGA
- a CDS encoding alpha/beta fold hydrolase, producing MSTVPSLFSIGFGAEGPLVVFCHGLLGQGRNFAQIAKHMGLHGARTLLLDMPNHGRSLWTEHFDYLQTADILADWLADSTEVGGEPVTLVGHSMGGKISMLVALRHPELVERLVVADMSPVAYTGHRQFQDIIAAIRTIDLDRLPDRQTASEILRPLLPDRGIREWVLQNLTRTGRSWSWLPNIAVLAAELDRILGWPEGVDGSWDGPTLWIKAANSDYVLPEYAPIMRRYFPATRQLTIKDSGHWVHTEQREVFTAAVERFVAQPARSVAPR from the coding sequence ATGAGCACCGTCCCGTCCCTGTTCTCCATCGGCTTCGGCGCCGAGGGGCCCCTGGTGGTGTTCTGCCACGGCCTGCTCGGCCAGGGCCGCAACTTCGCCCAGATCGCCAAGCACATGGGCCTGCACGGTGCACGGACCCTTCTGCTGGACATGCCCAACCACGGGCGGTCGCTGTGGACCGAGCACTTCGACTACCTGCAGACCGCCGACATCCTCGCCGACTGGCTGGCCGATTCGACCGAGGTCGGCGGCGAGCCGGTCACCCTGGTCGGGCATTCGATGGGCGGCAAGATCTCCATGTTGGTGGCGCTGCGCCACCCCGAGCTGGTCGAACGGCTGGTCGTCGCCGACATGTCCCCGGTGGCCTACACCGGTCATCGCCAGTTCCAGGACATCATCGCGGCGATCCGTACGATCGACCTGGACCGGCTGCCCGACCGGCAGACCGCCTCCGAGATCCTCCGCCCGCTGCTGCCCGACCGCGGGATCCGCGAGTGGGTGCTGCAGAATCTGACCCGCACCGGCCGCTCCTGGTCCTGGCTGCCGAACATCGCCGTGCTGGCCGCCGAACTGGACCGGATCCTCGGCTGGCCCGAGGGGGTCGACGGGTCCTGGGACGGCCCGACGCTGTGGATCAAAGCGGCGAACAGCGACTATGTGCTGCCCGAGTACGCGCCGATCATGCGTCGGTACTTCCCGGCCACCCGCCAGCTGACGATCAAGGACTCCGGCCACTGGGTGCACACCGAGCAGCGCGAGGTCTTCACCGCCGCCGTGGAGCGATTCGTGGCGCAGCCGGCCCGCTCGGTCGCCCCGCGCTGA
- the nucS gene encoding endonuclease NucS, whose amino-acid sequence MRLVIARCQVDYSGALTAHLPMANRLIMIKADGSVSVHADDRAYKPLNWMSAPCTMTVREAEEDEAAVVEDFDDEILEVWTVRGAGKEPSRLQIAIAEILHDSEHELGVDPGLQKDGVEAHLQELLAENPETFGTGWSLVRREFPTAIGPVDLLCKDADGAYVAVEVKRRGEIDGVEQLTRYLELMRRDPRLGHVEGVFAAQQIKPQARVLAEDRGISCVTVDYDALRGMDHAEDRLF is encoded by the coding sequence GTGCGTTTGGTGATTGCTCGTTGTCAGGTCGACTACTCCGGGGCGCTGACCGCCCATCTGCCGATGGCGAATCGGCTGATCATGATCAAGGCGGACGGATCGGTGTCGGTGCACGCCGACGACCGGGCGTACAAGCCGCTGAACTGGATGAGTGCTCCCTGCACGATGACGGTCCGGGAGGCCGAGGAGGACGAGGCCGCCGTCGTCGAGGACTTCGACGACGAGATCCTTGAGGTGTGGACCGTACGCGGTGCCGGCAAGGAGCCGTCGCGGCTGCAGATCGCGATTGCGGAGATCCTCCACGACAGCGAGCACGAACTCGGCGTCGATCCCGGCCTGCAGAAGGACGGCGTCGAAGCCCACCTCCAGGAACTGCTCGCCGAGAACCCGGAGACCTTCGGGACCGGCTGGTCCCTGGTCCGGCGCGAGTTCCCGACCGCGATCGGACCGGTCGACCTGTTGTGCAAGGACGCCGACGGGGCGTACGTCGCCGTCGAGGTCAAGCGGCGCGGGGAGATCGACGGAGTGGAGCAGCTCACCCGCTACCTGGAGCTGATGCGCCGCGACCCGCGGCTCGGGCACGTCGAGGGCGTGTTCGCGGCCCAGCAGATCAAGCCGCAGGCCCGGGTGCTGGCCGAGGACCGTGGCATCAGCTGCGTGACGGTCGACTACGACGCCCTGCGCGGCATGGATCACGCCGAGGACCGGCTGTTCTGA